The Pelecanus crispus isolate bPelCri1 chromosome 7, bPelCri1.pri, whole genome shotgun sequence genome includes a window with the following:
- the IHO1 gene encoding interactor of HORMAD1 protein 1, which translates to MNVNVWNIKEMLGMPTASGPNKFSIRSSAPSDYSSLSDSQPLFGSQFCPENVQLAVAPLELDTQLEQHNSQDSEPSIFTKYQTKPQLFDEDAKEKGLPNVGRGRVKSVLENFEVNKNKIKDKYDREVLSTVISSIKDRLQGLQACLDKFGEMLESRNKSILVHLETISKTLQDALQSHCGSVLKALTDKSQMEQALLEMERRLAAKDVEILDVKSSVQLLKEGLESLPAQLSDQHLKLCEEQGFLKLPNALAELHTLVSSARSRPHMADNSSQTSPGPCQGCVLGGENACGPCCRGRGVCSSSGESQPPCMAAGEQHGDAPVRNQVMGGGTPQRDLNTASAGKVSPIATAVKCGLETESCANHPCVCCTNSHFLGGSQKKHCPVPQEAPLPTPLRKVVRRGTRRFEPMTLSQQRQPQVCHLSAQKDMPRRRDNHPSTDGEVQKAAVGNKAKQRPGRIAWNKAMGKKKMCPAMRKGELSLCADSGLKQRKANGIIELESSRKNGFPRYTVALNLGSSNPVSAAPNQQIPSSAQPRRTKNFPPVPCSNKSLQQLADKRKRCFEIKKRANASTVKRNLWDSSPQENVFSLCSTTGEKQMSCFSLRSPAASKKPRPANTLAQQNTACCSLVFDSDYSD; encoded by the exons atgaatgtCAACGTCTGGAATATCAAGGAGATGTTAGGCATGCCGACAGCCAGCGG GCCTAATAAGTTTTCCATCCGGAGCAGTGCTCCTAGTGACTACTCAAGTTTGAGCGATTCTCAGCCGCTCTTCGGCTCCCAGTTCTGCCCGGAGAACGTGCAGTTGGCAGTGGCACCGCTGGAGTTGGACACGCAGCTGGAACAGCACAACTCCCAGGAT AGCGAGCCCAGTATTTTTACCAAATACCAGACAAAACCACAGTTATTTGACgaagatgcaaaagaaaaaggtttgcCTAATGTTGGCAGAGGAAGAGTGAAAAGTGTCTTGGAAAATTTTGAAGTgaataagaacaaaataaaggaCAAATATGATCG tgagGTTTTAAGCACCGTTATTTCCAGTATCAAAGACAGGCTTCAAGGG CTGCAAGCATGCTTGGACAAGTTTGGAGAAATGCTCGAGTCAAGAAACAAATCCATTTTGGTTcacctggaaaccatttccaaaacaC TGCAAGATGCTCTTCAAAGTCACTGCGGCTCGGTGCTGAAAGCTCTGACAGATAAAAGCCAAATGGAGCAGGCGCTGCTGGAGATGGAGAGGAGACTTGCAGCC AAAGATGTGGAGATTTTGGATGTGAAATCCAGTGTCCAGCTGCTGAAGGAGGGTCTGGAGTCACTGCCAGCTCAGCTGAGTGATCAGCACCTGAAGCTATGTGAAGAACAAGGCTTCCTGAAGCTCCCTAACGCCTTAGCTGAGCTGCACACGCTGGTTTCCAGTGCCAGATCCCGCCCTCACATGGCAGATAACTCTTCCCAGACCTCCCCTGGCCCATGCCAGGGCTGCGTTCTGGGTGGGGAGAACGCATGCGGGCCATGCTGCCGAGGCAGGGGGGTTTGCAGCTCCTCGGGTGAGTCACAGCCCCCCTGCATGGCAGCGGGGGAGCAGCATGGAGATGCCCCTGTGAGGAACCAGGTCATGGGGGGTGGCACACCGCAGCGTGACCTAAACACAGCTTCAGCAGGGAAAGTCAGCCCCATTGCTACAGCG GTGAAATGTGGCTTGGAAACAGAGAGCTGTGCTAACCATCCTTGTGTGTGCTGCACTAACAGTCACTTTTTGGGGGGCAGTCAGAAGAAACACTGTCCTGTGCCACAGGAAGCGCCTCTACCAACTCCACTGAGGAAGGTGGTCAGGAGAGGCACCAGACGATTTGAACCCATGACACTGTCACAACAGAGGCAGCCTCAAGTTTGCCACCTTTCTGCACAAAAAGATATGCCCCGGAGAAGAGACAATCACCCATCCACAGATGGTGAGGTGCAGAAGGCAGCTGTAgggaacaaagcaaaacagaggcCGGGAAGGATCGCCTGGAATAAAGCaatggggaagaagaaaatgtgccCCGCTATGAGAAAAGGCGAGCTCTCTCTATGTGCTGACAGTGGGCTGAAGCAAAGGAAGGCAAATGGGATTATTGAGTTGGAAAGCTCCAGAAAAAATGGCTTTCCCAGATACACGGTTGCTCTCAATTTAGGAAGCTCTAACCCGGTTTCTGCAGCTCCCAATCAGCAGATCCCAAGCAGTGCTCAGCCGAGGCGTACAAAGAATTTCCCACCAGTGCCATGCTCCAATAAAAGTCTGCAACAACTTgcagacaaaagaaagagatgtttcgaaattaaaaaaagagcgAATGCTTCCACTGTAAAAAGGAATCTCTGGGATTCCTCTCCCCAGGAGAATGTATTTTCCCTGTGCAGCACAACAGGTGAGAAACAGATGAGCTGCTTCAGTCTCCGAAGCCCTGCAGCCTCCAAGAAACCACGTCCTGCCAATACGCTGGCTCAGCAGAATACGGCCTGTTGCTCTTTAGTTTTTGATAGCGATTATTCCGATTGA